From the genome of Cyanobacteria bacterium GSL.Bin1:
TCTTGCGGGGCGCGAGATAATTCTCGTGGGGATAACATCACTTGGCGGTAGGTATCATTGATGGTGTAGCGGTCAATGTCTACATCGCGGAAGTTATAGTAGGGACGAATTTCCTGCAGTTGTCCATAAGTGGTGAGGAGTGGACGATAATCCCAGAGGCGAATGTTGCGGATGGTGCCTTGGTTATCTTCAACGGCAGCGCGATCGAGCATTCCTTGGGCGGGATAATTATCTCGTTCCACGCCACTAAGGTTATAAGCATCTCGGGTGAGGGCAATATTATTTTCAATGTAGGGTCTTTCTTTCGCCAGTTCATTCGGTTCAACGATAAACTGTTGTTGAAATCCTGGATAAGCCTGATACAACAGGATATAAATCACCAGATATAAAGTAATTCCTGTTATCGGTAGCGTGAGGCTATTCTGCCCAGCTGAAGCGATGAAAACAACGGCTAAGGCTAACGCCATAAATCCCATGCCGGTTAAGGCAGTGAGACGGGCATGAGTATCGGTAAATCCCGCCCCGGAAACAACACCTTCAGTCGAGTAAAGTAAATCGTAACGCTGTAGCCAAAACTGAAACGCAATTAAAAAAGCTAATCCTGCCAGGAGTAGACAAATGTGGGCTTTCGCTTCGCCATAAATTAAGTACTGCCACCCCCGACTGAGATTAATGGTTCCTTTTAATATATAAACTGCACCGGCAACTAGTAATCCCGTTAGAAACAGGGCAAATAACCAATCCTGTAGCCCTTCATAAAACGGAAGCTGAAAGAGATAAAATCCAATATCCCGTTCGTAGATGGGATCAGTGCGATTAAATTCCGTGGTGTTCAGAAATTTGAGTAGCGTATCCCAAGCGGTGATACTTGCCCCAGCAGCGGATAAGGAGATAAAAAAGATAATGATCGGTGCAATATATTTGGGGAGGCGATCCGCATAAAAAGATAAATCGCTGCCTTCTAAAAGACGAATTGTGGAGTAGCGAGTCACGCGCATCGCAAACCAATAGTTTAACCCTAAAAAGAGGGCAAAAATAAGAAAACTGCCGACCCAAGTAATGCCTCGCCATGTCAGCAGTGTCCAGAAAACGTCAGAAAACCCAACCGCGCTAAACCACCAAGATTCAGTCGTTAAATGCACTAAGGTTCCTGAAAAGATCAAAATCAGGATGAGGGCGACCAAAGGAGGAATCAGCCACCGCCAGTTGGGAATTGCATTCGGTCGTTTCGCTACCATAAGTGTCCAGTTCGGGCTACGACTTCTATTGTAGGATTGTCATTGGTCATTGGTCATTAGTTGTTCGTCTTTCGTCATTGGTCATTAGTTCTTTGTTCACTCGTCACTCACTGAGTCTTCAGTAGTCTAACTCACCCGCCAATCACGAACAATCCCTCCCCAATACCATGAGGAGGGATTCCGAGAAGGATTTGAGGTCGTCAGTCAAGCTTTAGTTATAAACTTTACCGCCGCCCCATTGTCTTCCTCGAACGTTAGGCTGAATGAGAATATGTGCCGCGATCGCTTCTAAATCGTCTTCGGTTAAGTTTCTCATTTCGGGATAAATGTCAGAACGAGTGGTGTTAGGATGAATTTCTTCAATCTCCATTTCCCCATCATAGGTAGTGGGGTTTTTCATATAATCAATCAATCCGGCAATATTATCCCGTGCGGGTTCGGCACCCTCTAATGCTTCTAAACTCAAGCCAACATTAGGATTCGTTTTAGTGACGCCGCCTAAATGACATTGAGCACAAACATCATTAAACAGACGTTTTCCTCTTTCTGCTTCTTTGATACTGATAACAACTTCATCGCCTTGGTCGTTATATTTAACCGTGCGACTTTCTTTATCGAGTTCTAAAGCAGAGACAGGATCGACGAGCAGTTGACAAGCAAAAAACACAGTTGCCACTGTGATTAAAATGAGTTTTCGCAACATGAATGGTTCTCCTCAGAACGCTTTTTGATTCTTTTATATTGTCTTCTAGTTTTGGGACTCAGTTAAATTTTTGTCTCCGCTGATACCAGAGGACTGGCGATTTTGAGACAAAATATGTTGGATCACTGCTTTTGCATCTTCCAACGCGAGACAGGTGTCTTGGTTTTTATAAGTGATTCCGAGTTGATCGCAATAATGGAATACCTCTTCAACAGAAAGATGATACTCCCTTGCGAGATCGGTAATCGCAAGTTGTGCAAATCCCATGGGGAAAGAATAGAGGAGGATGATTCCTTAATGCCTTACTAAGGTAGCAACGGCATACTGATTGTACCAAACACAGGGAACAATGCTGAATTCATCGTTCATAATTCATAATTGGTGAAGTGACCTCTAGATTTCGTAAGGATTTAAGATAACTGTGGTTTTTTCCTCAATTTCTTCCACTGAACAGGGGACCTGGCAATGGCGACAAAACAAGGGATTAAGCTATTTGCAGTGTCGGTTGTTAGAAGAATTTCCTCATGGCTTTTTTACGCGCCATTTTGTTGATTACTCTCTAGAAGCATTAACGCAAGTTATTGCCCCGGATACAACGGTGTATCGCACTAAACAGGTGCATGGAAAACGAGTCGTGACGCCTTCAGAAATCGCGCAAGAAGAGGAGAAAGTTGTCGCAGCCGATGGTTTATACAGTGATGAGAAAAAACAAGCGCTTTGGGTTGCCAGCGCCGATTGCACGCCCGCTTTAATTGCAGATGTGAAACGGCAAAATGTAGCTGCCGTTCATGCGGGATGGCGAGGAACAGCATTATCCATTTTACCGATCGCGATCGCGCGCTTTTTAGAAAGCAATAGCCAACTTTCTGATTTACGGGTTGCCCTGGGACCTGCCATTAGTGGAGAAGTGTATCAGGTGGATTTAGCAGTGGCGGCACAAGTGGGCAGTAGCTTATTGCCAACAGACGCTGATTTATCTGCTGAAGCAATTGTAGAACAGCTTTGGCAATTCCATGGTTCACCGTTGCAACCTGACCCAGAACCGGAAAAAGTCCGTTTAGATGTCCGTCGCGTCAACACCTTACAATTGGAAAAAATGGGGTTTCATCCCGAACAAATTGCTGTTGCTCCCCATTGTACTTATCAAGAACCAGAACACTTCTTTTCCTATCGTCGGAGTCGAGAAAAGGCAGTGCAATGGTCAGGCATTGTTAGTAACGCTTAACCACACGCTGCATTTCTTTTTCATCTTCACGGCGTTTAATTGTTTCGCGCTTATCGTGTAATTTTTTCCCTTTCGCCAAGCCAATTTGGATTTTCACAATCCCTTTCTTGAGATACATCTTTAAAGGAACGAGCGTTAATCCTTTTTGTTCGGTCTTTCCGATTAACTTACTAATTTCTTGACGGTGCAGTAACAGTTTGCGACTGCGTTTCGGGTCATGATTAAAATAAGAACTCGTTGCTTCGTAGGGAGAAATATTAACGTTGATTAGCCAAACTTCTCCTTTACGAATTAAGGCATAGCCATCTTGTAAATTAACCCGTCCAGCTCGAATCGATTTTACTTCCGTTCCAATTAATTGAATTCCCGCTTCATAAGTTTCTAAAATTTCATAGAGAAAGCGGGCTTTGCGATTTTCAGCAATAATTTTAATCCCACCGGGTTGATTTTCTTTACTCATAATCTTTTTATTATAGCGTTTCTTAAACAGTTAATAATTTCGTCTGATGGATCTGAAGTTACCGCTTCGGAAACTGACCCCAGACAGAAGTAATCACACTACTCAAGATTACCCCTGACGAGAATTAAAACGACTATTATTAAACATTTAATAAATCAGTCAATGTCGCAGGAAGCGGTAATAAAATCATGACTAATAGCGTTAAAGCTAAGAAGCCTAATAAATCGCGAAAATCATCTAACTCTGTCACATCATTGAGTGCAGGTTCATCGATTAAAGGCATAAAAAATAGAATGATTGCCCAAATCAGAAAACTAGGTTCAGCTAAGGCAAGCAATAACATTAAAAACCGAGCAATTTGACCAATAATGACGGCTGTCCGTTGTCCATAGATGGCATGGGCAATGTGCCCGCCATCGAGTTGCCCCACCGGCATTAAATTCAAAGCAGTAACAATTAAGCCAATATATCCCGCGATCGCGACGGGATGTAAATCGAGGGCGGCTTCCGCTCCGAATTCACTCCCTAAAGCAATTTTACAAAAAACAGTCATCAACAAGGAAGAACGAGGATCAAGGGAATTAATATTGAGTAATGCCGAATCTTCAGAAAGAGAAACAATTTCTGATAAAGAGAGTCCCCAAAGTAACAGTGGAACGGTCATCACAAATCCCCCTAAGGGTCCCGCGATCGCGACATCAAATAAGGCTTTGCGATGAGGCACCGGTGAACGCATTTGGATAAAGGCACCAAAGGTTCCTAAAAAGAACGGAACCGGAATAAAATAAGGTAAAGTCGCCCGAATTTTATAGTAAATAGCCGTGCAGTAATGACTAAATTCATGACACCCTAAAATCCACATCAGGGTTAAGGCATAGGGTAAACCTTCTCGTAATAATTCTGGATTCGCTTGAAATTCCTCAGAGGAGACGCCCGCTAAATTTGCGCCAATAATTGTGGTTGTAAATAGAGTAATAATAGCTAACCCAAACGATAGCCAAGGTTTATTTAAATCATCATCAGTTTTGTTTTTTACCTTTTCCTGTTTTGGGTTCGGAACCAGTGCAAAAAAAGGTTCTCCTTGCAAACTTTCTTGAAATAAAATTAAAAAGCGATCACCAAACTGATTTTGGACATTATTTGTGATTTTTTGGTATGCCTTTTCTGGGACAGTTCGCAATTTTCCCCGACATAAAACAGCTTGTCCCCCATAATCAACATTTTGTAGATAGTAAACTTCCCAAGGGAAACAACGCTTTAATTTTTCTTCTTCGGAGTGAGTTAAGAGACGAGTTGATTGAGAATTCTCAGAATCTTTCTCAGGGGAAGAATGGTCTAACTGGGTTTGCAGTGGTTCTTTGTTCGTAGCAACAGTCGAATTTTCCGGAGTGCGATCTTGTCTTCCCCGTTGCAAAAGCCAAAAATACAGAAGAGGGGAAATTAAAAAAGGAATTAAAATTAATAAAATAGGAATGGGTTCTTCTTCACCCATTAATAAAAGCCAAAGTGTCCAAGTAAAAGCAGGCGTCATTACTACTAGCCACAATAACCAGATCGGAGTACTTGTTAAGCCACTTGCACTACGACGCACCAAAAGATAAGTTATTCCTGCTAACAGTAATAAAATTACGAAAAAATCCATATTGAACTCAGTGAGTGGGCAAAATTAACAGTAATCATGGATGAATCTTGTGAGTACTGACTTTCTTAAATACATGGGAAATTTAAGGCGTCATCACTGACTTTGTGCTAGATTAGTTGTCCTGCTTCTATCCTGACATAGATTTTCTAGATAAAACGCTAACCCCCATGTGTGCTGACGCTAACAAAAATCAAAC
Proteins encoded in this window:
- the psbV gene encoding cytochrome c-550, with translation MLRKLILITVATVFFACQLLVDPVSALELDKESRTVKYNDQGDEVVISIKEAERGKRLFNDVCAQCHLGGVTKTNPNVGLSLEALEGAEPARDNIAGLIDYMKNPTTYDGEMEIEEIHPNTTRSDIYPEMRNLTEDDLEAIAAHILIQPNVRGRQWGGGKVYN
- a CDS encoding translation initiation factor IF-2, coding for MGFAQLAITDLAREYHLSVEEVFHYCDQLGITYKNQDTCLALEDAKAVIQHILSQNRQSSGISGDKNLTESQN
- the pgeF gene encoding peptidoglycan editing factor PgeF yields the protein MVFSSISSTEQGTWQWRQNKGLSYLQCRLLEEFPHGFFTRHFVDYSLEALTQVIAPDTTVYRTKQVHGKRVVTPSEIAQEEEKVVAADGLYSDEKKQALWVASADCTPALIADVKRQNVAAVHAGWRGTALSILPIAIARFLESNSQLSDLRVALGPAISGEVYQVDLAVAAQVGSSLLPTDADLSAEAIVEQLWQFHGSPLQPDPEPEKVRLDVRRVNTLQLEKMGFHPEQIAVAPHCTYQEPEHFFSYRRSREKAVQWSGIVSNA
- the smpB gene encoding SsrA-binding protein SmpB, which translates into the protein MSKENQPGGIKIIAENRKARFLYEILETYEAGIQLIGTEVKSIRAGRVNLQDGYALIRKGEVWLINVNISPYEATSSYFNHDPKRSRKLLLHRQEISKLIGKTEQKGLTLVPLKMYLKKGIVKIQIGLAKGKKLHDKRETIKRREDEKEMQRVVKRY
- a CDS encoding site-2 protease family protein, producing MDFFVILLLLAGITYLLVRRSASGLTSTPIWLLWLVVMTPAFTWTLWLLLMGEEEPIPILLILIPFLISPLLYFWLLQRGRQDRTPENSTVATNKEPLQTQLDHSSPEKDSENSQSTRLLTHSEEEKLKRCFPWEVYYLQNVDYGGQAVLCRGKLRTVPEKAYQKITNNVQNQFGDRFLILFQESLQGEPFFALVPNPKQEKVKNKTDDDLNKPWLSFGLAIITLFTTTIIGANLAGVSSEEFQANPELLREGLPYALTLMWILGCHEFSHYCTAIYYKIRATLPYFIPVPFFLGTFGAFIQMRSPVPHRKALFDVAIAGPLGGFVMTVPLLLWGLSLSEIVSLSEDSALLNINSLDPRSSLLMTVFCKIALGSEFGAEAALDLHPVAIAGYIGLIVTALNLMPVGQLDGGHIAHAIYGQRTAVIIGQIARFLMLLLALAEPSFLIWAIILFFMPLIDEPALNDVTELDDFRDLLGFLALTLLVMILLPLPATLTDLLNV